One stretch of Fictibacillus sp. b24 DNA includes these proteins:
- a CDS encoding YerC/YecD family TrpR-related protein, whose translation MQIDKLRGKALDQLFESVLSLKDMEECYRFFDDLCTMNEIQSLAQRLEVARMLREGKTYHKIESETGASTATISRVKRCLNFGNDAYAMVLDRVHEEEEAK comes from the coding sequence ATGCAAATTGATAAACTGCGAGGAAAAGCGCTAGATCAGCTGTTTGAATCAGTTCTATCGCTAAAAGATATGGAAGAATGCTATCGTTTCTTTGATGATCTTTGTACGATGAACGAGATTCAATCTCTGGCGCAAAGACTTGAAGTAGCGCGCATGCTGCGTGAAGGAAAGACATATCACAAGATCGAGAGTGAAACGGGTGCGAGTACTGCGACGATTTCACGCGTAAAACGCTGTTTGAATTTCGGAAACGACGCTTATGCGATGGTGCTTGACCGCGTTCATGAAGAGGAAGAAGCGAAATAA
- a CDS encoding DUF3048 domain-containing protein, with the protein MKKWYIILMAIITVLTLSACKDARDKVLEDGKVDKAEASDSKKDKKEETYASVFPLTGLGTNDEVDHRAVAVMVNNHSKARPQSGLHKADIVYEVLAEGELTRFLAIFQSEMPDVVGPVRSARDYYIELSEGYNSLFVAHGFSPEAKEILYSGRVDHLNGMDYDGSLFKRADFRKAPHNSYITYENIEKGMKKIGAEDSDDLDMLPFLTSKGASDIEGTPADEVTISYKGGDTVGFTYSDKKKTYARSSNNEPTIDRETETPVTVKNVFIVEAAHRVIDDAGRREINLTSGGDAILIQNGVAQNISWKNDNGRIVPDGGAFVPGKTWINIVPSGMADSVKMH; encoded by the coding sequence ATGAAAAAGTGGTACATCATCTTGATGGCGATCATCACAGTATTAACGCTGTCTGCATGTAAAGACGCAAGAGATAAAGTATTAGAAGACGGTAAAGTAGATAAAGCTGAAGCATCTGATTCAAAGAAAGATAAAAAAGAAGAGACCTACGCTTCTGTATTTCCGCTGACTGGCTTAGGAACGAATGATGAGGTCGACCACCGGGCGGTTGCTGTTATGGTAAACAACCACTCGAAAGCAAGACCTCAATCAGGACTTCATAAAGCAGACATTGTGTACGAAGTATTAGCTGAGGGGGAACTTACTCGTTTTCTAGCGATTTTCCAAAGTGAAATGCCGGACGTGGTAGGCCCAGTTCGGAGCGCAAGAGACTATTATATTGAACTCTCAGAAGGCTACAACTCGTTATTCGTAGCACATGGCTTCAGTCCAGAAGCGAAAGAGATTCTCTATAGCGGCAGAGTCGATCATTTGAACGGAATGGACTATGACGGCAGTCTTTTTAAACGAGCTGATTTTAGAAAAGCACCTCACAACTCTTACATCACCTATGAAAATATTGAAAAAGGGATGAAGAAAATCGGAGCTGAAGACTCGGATGATCTAGACATGCTTCCGTTTCTTACGAGTAAGGGTGCTTCAGATATAGAGGGAACACCAGCGGATGAAGTTACGATTTCGTATAAAGGTGGAGATACGGTAGGTTTTACGTACTCTGATAAAAAGAAGACGTACGCGAGAAGCAGCAACAATGAACCGACTATAGACCGCGAAACCGAAACGCCAGTCACTGTAAAAAATGTATTCATTGTTGAAGCGGCCCACCGTGTAATCGATGATGCCGGCAGACGTGAGATCAACTTAACGTCAGGCGGAGATGCTATTCTAATACAGAACGGTGTCGCACAAAACATTTCGTGGAAAAACGATAACGGAAGAATCGTTCCGGACGGCGGGGCGTTTGTTCCGGGTAAAACATGGATTAACATTGTACCGAGTGGCATGGCAGATTCGGTTAAGATGCATTAA
- a CDS encoding adenine deaminase C-terminal domain-containing protein, whose translation MNQHIAFWTKAQMRKQVAVIQGESAPSLVLKNAVYLNTALKKWVKANIWILQDRIIYVGDKLPAKDSGTEFTDLEGKFVVPGYIEPHCHPFQLYNPQSLSRYALQRGTSVFLADNFMLLFEMSISKALSFMEDVNDLPSNFFWWCRYDAQTELLEEENYFSEKSVRQLLESPYVLQGGELTSWPRVLQGDDTLLHWMLKTKKAGKKIEGHLPGASEKTLTAMTLLGVDCDHEAMTGTEVMDRLNAGLQVSLRYSSIRPDLPKLLRQMKEEGITNYERIFFTTDGSTPAFYEEGVTDKMLEIALEAGIDPVDAYMMVSYNVARYYGLDHLFGMVAPGRVAHLNILDDISNPLPVSVLAKGKWMKRDGEDVSEDKDFAFDWEGHGIRKREINWDLHDEDFQFSGLVGIEMYNSVITRPYNVSINPFSEEINEESDECFLMLIDKDGKWRTNTIVKGFAKNLYGFASSYSNTGDLLIIGKSKKDMAVAFERLKEVGGGIVLAEKGEIVAEIKLPLAGGMSNLGIEELVQEEKRLTNALRERGYQYEDPIYSLLFFSSTHLPYIRITQRGIYDVKKKGLLFPSIMR comes from the coding sequence ATGAACCAACACATCGCGTTTTGGACAAAAGCGCAAATGCGCAAACAAGTGGCTGTCATCCAAGGTGAATCGGCACCGTCACTTGTCTTAAAAAACGCTGTTTATTTAAACACAGCCTTAAAAAAATGGGTAAAGGCAAATATTTGGATACTTCAAGACCGTATTATCTATGTGGGCGACAAGCTGCCTGCAAAAGACTCCGGAACGGAATTTACGGATCTCGAAGGTAAGTTTGTTGTGCCTGGATATATTGAACCGCATTGTCATCCGTTTCAACTTTATAATCCCCAGTCGCTCTCCCGATATGCATTGCAACGCGGGACGTCTGTATTTTTAGCCGATAACTTTATGCTGCTTTTTGAAATGAGTATTTCGAAAGCGCTTTCTTTTATGGAAGACGTGAACGATCTGCCGTCTAATTTCTTTTGGTGGTGCCGATATGACGCGCAAACCGAGCTTTTAGAAGAAGAGAATTATTTCTCTGAAAAATCGGTTAGACAGCTGCTTGAAAGCCCGTATGTTCTTCAAGGCGGAGAATTAACAAGCTGGCCGCGCGTACTGCAAGGTGATGATACATTGCTTCACTGGATGCTGAAGACGAAGAAAGCGGGTAAGAAGATCGAAGGCCATCTGCCAGGTGCATCAGAAAAAACGTTAACGGCGATGACATTGCTCGGGGTAGATTGTGATCATGAGGCAATGACTGGTACGGAAGTGATGGACCGATTGAACGCTGGGCTCCAAGTATCTCTTCGTTATTCATCGATCCGTCCAGATCTGCCTAAGCTTTTACGCCAGATGAAAGAAGAAGGCATCACGAACTATGAGCGAATCTTTTTTACAACGGACGGTTCAACACCAGCGTTTTATGAAGAAGGTGTGACTGATAAAATGCTTGAGATCGCGCTTGAAGCTGGAATCGATCCAGTTGATGCGTATATGATGGTTTCCTATAATGTGGCGAGATATTATGGCCTGGATCACCTTTTTGGAATGGTGGCTCCTGGACGTGTGGCGCATTTGAACATTTTAGATGATATTTCGAATCCTCTACCTGTTTCTGTTTTGGCTAAAGGAAAATGGATGAAGCGTGATGGTGAGGATGTTAGTGAAGACAAAGACTTTGCGTTTGATTGGGAAGGGCACGGTATACGAAAAAGAGAGATCAATTGGGATCTTCACGACGAAGACTTTCAGTTTTCTGGTCTCGTTGGAATAGAAATGTACAATAGTGTCATTACTCGGCCATATAATGTATCGATCAATCCTTTTTCTGAAGAAATTAACGAAGAATCGGATGAGTGCTTCTTAATGCTGATTGATAAAGATGGCAAGTGGAGAACGAACACCATCGTGAAAGGTTTTGCCAAGAATCTGTATGGCTTTGCGAGCTCCTATTCCAACACCGGAGATCTGCTCATAATCGGTAAGAGCAAAAAAGATATGGCAGTGGCGTTCGAGCGATTGAAAGAGGTCGGCGGTGGCATCGTGCTTGCTGAAAAAGGCGAGATCGTTGCTGAAATAAAACTTCCGTTAGCGGGAGGAATGTCGAATCTTGGTATAGAAGAACTAGTACAAGAAGAAAAAAGGCTGACGAATGCCCTAAGAGAGCGCGGGTATCAGTACGAAGATCCAATCTATTCTCTTCTGTTCTTTTCTTCCACACACTTGCCATACATCCGCATTACGCAAAGAGGCATTTACGATGTAAAAAAGAAAGGGTTACTCTTTCCTTCGATTATGCGTTAA
- a CDS encoding YgaP family membrane protein: MRQNIGLVNSMIRIIAGLTLLSVYTAKLTRKPYKESYILMILMAAMKVAEGIVRYCPMTDLLHKSKEMNDMDLGNIAKEGSPFNPS, translated from the coding sequence ATGAGACAAAATATTGGTTTAGTTAACAGCATGATTCGGATTATTGCCGGCTTAACACTGCTATCGGTTTATACGGCAAAACTTACACGCAAGCCATACAAAGAATCGTATATTTTAATGATACTAATGGCGGCAATGAAAGTGGCAGAAGGAATCGTTCGCTACTGCCCAATGACGGATCTGCTTCACAAAAGCAAAGAAATGAACGACATGGATCTAGGTAATATCGCAAAGGAAGGTTCACCTTTTAATCCTTCTTAA
- a CDS encoding MFS transporter — translation MPTHSILKGNKPLFSLLVVVFITHLGSYLVLPVLPILLKVETGLTAAQIGFTLAVISVFMQVGSVVGGVFADRTGRRFIIALGALIRAGGLIGFAYFSTYSLILLTAAVSGLGLGLNAPSTKAFISSLVKDDMRSTAFSLRGIFANIGMAIAGLMVFALFTNNSRLIFITAAVIYLGASMISWFFLPPGCGDENCGEVKWSEYRQALKNIPFLMFVIATIFVWALYVQFALVLPLRAENVLANGKDISIIWTINSITVILVQTLITKNIIRNIHPLTAVGLGTICIGLSLGSLYFANTLFFFVFAGLIFITGEMLIMPTLDTSISQLAAAKFLGMFFGLASVFTGIGEAIGNSLGGRLFEFADGGQSAVPYVTYAAAGIGIFVGMQLLRRWKPLSIIQPPKLTQTAAPNTDSATSHPNPIEEG, via the coding sequence ATGCCGACTCATTCTATTTTAAAAGGCAACAAACCGCTTTTTAGTTTATTGGTCGTTGTCTTTATTACTCATCTAGGTTCTTATCTTGTTCTGCCTGTATTGCCCATCCTTTTAAAGGTGGAAACAGGTTTAACGGCAGCACAGATTGGGTTTACGCTAGCTGTCATTTCCGTTTTTATGCAGGTCGGAAGTGTGGTCGGCGGCGTATTTGCTGACCGGACAGGCAGGCGTTTTATTATTGCATTAGGTGCTCTTATACGAGCTGGAGGGCTAATTGGTTTCGCTTATTTTTCAACCTATTCTCTCATTCTGTTAACAGCAGCAGTTAGCGGATTAGGTCTAGGGCTAAACGCACCTTCAACGAAAGCATTTATTTCTTCACTCGTGAAAGATGACATGAGGTCTACTGCGTTTTCACTTCGTGGTATTTTCGCAAATATCGGTATGGCAATTGCGGGGTTAATGGTGTTTGCCTTGTTTACAAATAATTCGAGGCTAATTTTTATTACGGCTGCTGTCATTTATTTAGGCGCGAGCATGATCAGCTGGTTCTTCTTGCCGCCAGGGTGCGGGGATGAGAATTGCGGTGAGGTGAAATGGAGTGAGTACAGGCAAGCGTTAAAAAACATTCCCTTTCTCATGTTTGTTATCGCTACGATCTTTGTTTGGGCACTTTACGTTCAGTTCGCTTTAGTGCTTCCGCTTCGTGCTGAAAATGTGTTGGCCAACGGAAAAGATATCAGCATTATTTGGACCATTAATAGCATCACGGTTATCTTAGTGCAGACACTTATCACCAAAAATATCATCCGCAACATCCACCCCTTAACTGCTGTAGGTTTAGGAACGATCTGCATCGGTTTATCACTTGGAAGCTTGTACTTTGCGAATACGCTGTTTTTCTTCGTGTTTGCCGGGCTTATCTTTATTACAGGTGAGATGTTGATCATGCCGACATTGGATACTTCTATATCTCAGCTTGCAGCGGCAAAGTTTCTTGGAATGTTCTTTGGATTAGCAAGTGTTTTTACTGGTATAGGTGAAGCGATCGGAAACTCTTTAGGAGGCAGATTGTTTGAATTTGCTGATGGCGGTCAAAGTGCAGTACCTTATGTAACTTATGCTGCAGCTGGTATTGGAATCTTCGTTGGCATGCAGCTGCTGCGTCGCTGGAAACCATTGTCCATCATCCAACCGCCTAAACTGACACAGACAGCAGCACCCAACACAGATTCAGCAACATCACATCCTAATCCAATAGAAGAAGGCTGA
- a CDS encoding EYxxD motif small membrane protein — translation MSSEYLMDTAFLYILLIGGIIAISYVFIKKKRVK, via the coding sequence ATGAGCTCAGAATACTTAATGGACACCGCATTTCTATATATCCTGCTCATCGGCGGAATTATCGCCATCTCGTATGTTTTTATTAAGAAGAAACGTGTGAAATAG
- the purD gene encoding phosphoribosylamine--glycine ligase, whose protein sequence is MNVLVIGKGGREHALVWKFANSPSVTQVFAAPGNPGMAEQATCVSIKENNIDELVSFAKSEEIALTFVGPEVPLLDGIVNRFKEEGLVIFGPSREAAQIEGSKSFAKNLMKKYGIPTASSETFTDYDKALSYVRENGAPIVLKADGLAAGKGVIVAATLEEAEEGLYELMVDKRFGAASEKVVVEEFLEGEEFSLMSFVHDEIVLPMEIAQDHKRAYDGDKGPNTGGMGAYSPVPQIPASAVQKAIQEIVQPTVLAMKQEGTPFTGILYAGLILTSEGPKVIEFNARFGDPETQVILPRLENDLSELLLSLLDSKKPELQWSEESVLGVVLASDGYPVSSSEPQVIEGLQNIKNETSVFHAGTKSADNSLKTDGGRVLLVASKGKSLSEAQEKVYAEMRKITCEGSFYRKDIGFKAISHVSS, encoded by the coding sequence ATGAACGTTCTTGTAATTGGGAAAGGTGGACGTGAACATGCACTCGTGTGGAAGTTTGCGAATAGCCCGAGTGTTACACAAGTGTTTGCTGCACCAGGAAACCCAGGTATGGCGGAACAAGCAACGTGTGTTTCCATAAAAGAAAACAACATTGATGAGCTTGTGTCTTTTGCAAAATCTGAAGAGATTGCTCTGACGTTTGTAGGTCCTGAAGTACCTCTTCTAGACGGGATCGTAAATCGTTTTAAAGAAGAAGGACTTGTGATTTTCGGTCCTTCAAGAGAAGCTGCACAGATTGAAGGCTCAAAATCGTTTGCAAAAAACCTTATGAAAAAGTACGGTATTCCAACGGCATCTTCTGAAACGTTTACGGATTACGATAAGGCACTTTCTTATGTACGAGAGAATGGGGCGCCGATCGTATTAAAAGCGGATGGACTTGCTGCGGGCAAAGGCGTTATTGTAGCTGCAACACTAGAAGAAGCTGAAGAAGGACTTTACGAATTGATGGTAGACAAGCGTTTTGGGGCGGCGAGTGAAAAAGTCGTCGTTGAAGAATTTCTTGAAGGTGAAGAGTTTTCATTAATGTCATTCGTACATGATGAGATCGTACTTCCGATGGAAATTGCGCAAGATCATAAACGTGCCTATGACGGTGATAAAGGTCCAAACACAGGGGGAATGGGGGCATATTCTCCTGTGCCGCAAATTCCAGCATCCGCTGTTCAAAAAGCGATTCAAGAAATTGTACAGCCAACGGTTTTAGCCATGAAACAAGAAGGAACACCTTTTACTGGAATTCTATATGCAGGCTTGATTTTAACATCAGAAGGTCCAAAGGTGATCGAGTTTAACGCGCGTTTTGGTGATCCTGAAACACAGGTTATCCTGCCTCGGCTGGAAAACGATCTATCAGAGCTGTTATTATCTCTGTTAGACAGTAAAAAGCCGGAGCTTCAATGGTCTGAAGAATCCGTACTTGGCGTTGTTCTAGCTTCTGATGGATATCCTGTTTCATCCTCTGAACCTCAAGTGATCGAAGGACTTCAAAATATAAAGAACGAAACGAGTGTGTTTCATGCAGGTACGAAATCTGCGGATAATTCTCTTAAAACAGATGGCGGCAGAGTGCTATTAGTTGCTTCTAAAGGAAAATCGCTAAGTGAAGCACAAGAAAAGGTGTACGCTGAAATGAGGAAGATTACGTGCGAAGGATCATTTTACCGTAAAGATATCGGGTTTAAAGCTATTTCACACGTTTCTTCTTAA
- the purH gene encoding bifunctional phosphoribosylaminoimidazolecarboxamide formyltransferase/IMP cyclohydrolase, with protein sequence MSIKRALISVSNKEGLLPFAEKLASHGVEIISTGGTKKALQDAGIPVIGISEVTGFPEIMDGRVKTLHPKIHGGLLAVRDNDTHKKAMQENEISPIDLVVVSLYPFKETIAKEGTTFSDAIENIDIGGPSMLRSAAKNHAYVTVVVDPKDYGTVAGELESAGAVSEETRRRLAAKTFRHTAAYDALIAEYLTTAVEEEHPESFTVTYEKKQDLRYGENPHQKAAFYATPLSSTLSLTDAEQLHGKELSYNNINDADAALSIVKEFTDPAVVAVKHMNPCGVGTGATILEAYTRAFEADPVSIFGGIIAANTEVDAETAQKLSEIFLEIIIAPSFTDEALQILTKKKNIRLLKLDFTERNGIVKKITTVSGGMLVQDEDVFGLDDANVTIPTKRQPTEQEWKDLKLAWKVVKHVKSNAIVLAKDEMTVGVGAGQMNRVGAAKIAIEQAGDRAQGSALGSDAFFPMDDTVEAAARAGVTAIIQPGGSIKDEDSIKKADEHGITMVFTGVRHFKH encoded by the coding sequence ATGAGCATCAAACGAGCACTCATTTCAGTATCAAACAAAGAAGGATTACTTCCCTTTGCAGAAAAACTAGCCAGTCACGGCGTAGAGATCATCTCTACAGGCGGAACGAAAAAAGCGCTACAAGACGCGGGTATCCCTGTAATCGGGATTTCTGAAGTGACTGGTTTTCCTGAGATCATGGACGGACGTGTAAAAACACTTCATCCTAAAATTCACGGCGGCCTTCTTGCTGTCCGTGACAATGATACACATAAAAAAGCGATGCAAGAAAACGAGATTTCGCCGATTGATCTTGTTGTCGTGAGCTTATATCCATTTAAAGAAACGATCGCGAAAGAGGGGACAACTTTTTCTGATGCGATTGAAAACATCGATATCGGCGGACCGAGTATGCTTCGTTCTGCAGCGAAGAACCATGCATACGTAACGGTGGTTGTAGACCCGAAAGATTATGGTACAGTTGCGGGTGAACTTGAGAGTGCAGGGGCGGTAAGTGAAGAAACGCGCCGCAGACTTGCAGCGAAGACGTTCCGTCACACAGCAGCATATGATGCGCTAATTGCTGAATATTTAACAACTGCTGTAGAAGAAGAGCATCCAGAATCGTTTACAGTAACTTATGAAAAGAAACAGGATCTTCGTTATGGCGAGAATCCTCATCAGAAAGCAGCTTTTTATGCAACACCTTTGAGTTCAACGCTTTCTTTAACAGATGCTGAACAGCTTCACGGTAAAGAGCTTTCATATAACAACATCAACGACGCAGATGCAGCGCTTTCTATTGTAAAAGAGTTCACTGATCCTGCAGTTGTTGCCGTTAAGCATATGAATCCATGTGGAGTGGGAACAGGTGCGACCATTCTTGAAGCATATACAAGAGCTTTTGAAGCGGACCCTGTTTCAATCTTCGGAGGAATCATTGCAGCTAACACTGAAGTGGACGCTGAAACAGCTCAGAAGTTAAGTGAGATCTTTCTAGAAATCATTATTGCTCCTTCGTTTACAGATGAGGCGTTACAGATTCTAACGAAAAAGAAGAACATCCGTTTATTAAAATTAGATTTTACAGAGAGAAATGGTATCGTGAAAAAAATCACAACCGTTTCTGGCGGAATGCTCGTTCAAGATGAAGATGTATTCGGATTAGATGATGCGAACGTCACGATTCCTACAAAACGTCAGCCGACTGAGCAAGAGTGGAAAGATTTGAAGCTTGCGTGGAAAGTTGTAAAGCATGTTAAATCAAACGCGATCGTTTTAGCTAAAGATGAAATGACGGTAGGCGTTGGTGCAGGTCAGATGAACCGTGTTGGCGCAGCTAAGATTGCCATTGAACAAGCAGGCGATCGTGCACAAGGCTCAGCATTAGGATCAGATGCTTTCTTCCCGATGGATGACACGGTAGAAGCAGCGGCACGCGCTGGCGTAACAGCAATCATCCAGCCAGGCGGATCCATCAAGGATGAGGATTCTATCAAAAAAGCAGACGAACACGGAATTACGATGGTATTCACAGGAGTAAGGCACTTTAAGCATTAA
- the purN gene encoding phosphoribosylglycinamide formyltransferase — MRKIAVFASGSGSNFQAIIDAVVAGELQADIQLLVCDKPGAKVVDRARKQGIPIFTFMPKTFATKADFEKEIVSELQAYGVEFIILAGYMRLIGEVLLGAYEGRIVNIHPSYLPAFPGKNAVGQALEANVAETGVTVHYVDSGMDTGPIIEQVRIPVLPGDTEITLQERIQKAEHQLYPAIINKLLQKDTVGGIVR; from the coding sequence ATGAGAAAAATAGCTGTATTTGCTTCTGGAAGCGGAAGTAACTTTCAAGCGATCATAGATGCGGTTGTTGCAGGAGAGCTTCAGGCGGACATTCAGCTTTTAGTGTGCGATAAGCCAGGAGCAAAAGTGGTGGACCGTGCACGAAAGCAAGGTATTCCTATTTTTACGTTCATGCCAAAAACCTTTGCAACAAAAGCTGACTTTGAAAAAGAAATCGTAAGTGAGCTGCAAGCGTACGGAGTGGAATTCATCATTTTGGCAGGTTATATGCGACTGATCGGCGAGGTTCTATTAGGCGCTTACGAAGGCAGGATCGTCAATATCCACCCATCCTATTTGCCTGCTTTTCCTGGTAAAAATGCTGTCGGACAGGCGCTGGAAGCGAATGTTGCAGAAACAGGTGTAACCGTTCATTATGTAGACAGTGGGATGGACACTGGACCGATCATTGAACAAGTAAGAATCCCCGTATTGCCTGGCGATACAGAGATTACGCTGCAGGAGCGTATACAGAAAGCAGAACACCAATTGTACCCAGCCATCATCAACAAACTATTACAAAAAGACACCGTAGGAGGCATCGTACGATGA
- the purM gene encoding phosphoribosylformylglycinamidine cyclo-ligase → MAEAYKQAGVNIEAGYEAVNRIKKHALRTKRPEVLAGLGGFGAMFDLSGFSHKEPVLVSGTDGVGTKLMLAFAADKHDTIGVDAVAMCVNDIVAQGAEPLYFLDYIACGTLHPEKIEQIVKGIADGCEQAGCALIGGETAEMPGMYNSEEYDLAGFTVGIAEKSKLINGSSISENDVLIGLASNGLHSNGFSLVRKVLLEKAGLDLNEQIEGFSKTLGEELLTPTRIYVKSLLEVFNQFEVNGVAHITGGGFIENIPRMLPEGLAAEVDYGSWPVPAIFDLIEEKGNLTRKEMFTTFNMGIGMVLSVSEENMLPIIRLLEETGEKPYIIGRVKQGEGVIFGGGSIE, encoded by the coding sequence ATGGCAGAAGCATATAAGCAAGCAGGAGTGAACATCGAAGCAGGTTATGAAGCGGTGAATCGCATCAAAAAGCATGCGCTCAGAACAAAGCGCCCAGAAGTGCTGGCAGGACTAGGCGGATTTGGTGCAATGTTCGATCTATCAGGCTTCTCGCATAAAGAGCCTGTGCTCGTTTCAGGAACAGATGGTGTAGGGACAAAATTGATGCTCGCATTTGCTGCTGATAAGCATGACACGATTGGTGTTGATGCTGTTGCCATGTGTGTGAACGACATTGTAGCGCAAGGCGCTGAACCGCTGTATTTCCTGGACTATATTGCTTGCGGCACACTTCACCCTGAGAAAATTGAGCAGATTGTAAAAGGAATTGCAGATGGCTGCGAGCAGGCAGGATGCGCACTCATCGGTGGTGAAACAGCGGAAATGCCTGGCATGTATAACAGTGAAGAGTATGATCTTGCTGGGTTTACTGTTGGAATTGCAGAGAAATCAAAGCTTATAAACGGATCTTCAATCAGTGAGAACGATGTATTGATAGGGCTTGCTTCAAACGGGCTTCATTCCAATGGTTTTTCGCTCGTTCGTAAAGTTTTATTAGAAAAAGCTGGTCTTGATTTGAACGAGCAGATTGAAGGCTTTTCTAAAACGCTTGGTGAAGAGCTTTTAACACCGACGCGAATTTATGTTAAATCATTGCTCGAAGTATTTAACCAGTTTGAAGTAAACGGTGTTGCCCATATTACAGGCGGTGGTTTTATTGAAAACATTCCGCGTATGCTGCCTGAAGGTCTTGCTGCAGAAGTGGACTATGGCTCATGGCCGGTTCCTGCAATCTTTGATCTGATCGAGGAAAAAGGGAACTTGACACGTAAAGAGATGTTTACGACGTTTAACATGGGAATTGGTATGGTGCTCTCGGTTTCAGAAGAAAATATGCTTCCAATCATCCGTCTTTTAGAAGAAACAGGTGAAAAACCTTACATCATCGGGCGCGTTAAACAAGGTGAAGGTGTGATCTTTGGCGGAGGAAGTATCGAATGA
- the purF gene encoding amidophosphoribosyltransferase, which yields MLADIKGLNEECGVFGIWGHPDAAQLTYYGLHSLQHRGQEGAGIVVTDGERLRIHKGSGLVNDVFSKGELEGLIGHGAIGHVRYSTAGGNELANVQPLLFRSQTSSLALAHNGNLVNANALKHQLESQGSIFQTTSDTEVLAHLIKRSGYFTLKEKVQNALTMLKGAYAFLVMTENEMMVALDPNGLRPLSLGMLGDAYVVASETCAFDVVGATYVRDVQPGELLIINEDGLTVDTFSTSVQRSMCSMEYIYFSRPDSNIEGINVHAARKSLGKKMFEEAPIEADVVTGVPDSSISAAIGYAEASGIPYEIGLIKNRYVGRTFIQPSQELRELGVKMKLSPVRGIVEGKRVVMVDDSIVRGTTSRRIVKMLRAAGATEVHVRITAPPIAHPCYYGIDTSERAELIASKHSVDEIREIIGADSLAFISVEGLMEGIGRSNAEPNCGQCLACFTGRYPTEIYPDTVLPYEKELV from the coding sequence ATGCTTGCTGACATCAAAGGCTTAAACGAAGAATGTGGTGTTTTCGGTATTTGGGGTCACCCGGATGCTGCGCAACTAACGTATTACGGTCTGCACAGCCTGCAGCACCGCGGACAAGAAGGAGCGGGAATCGTTGTAACAGACGGTGAACGTTTACGCATTCATAAAGGAAGCGGCTTAGTAAACGATGTGTTCAGCAAAGGCGAACTAGAAGGATTGATCGGACATGGTGCAATCGGTCATGTCCGGTATTCCACGGCAGGCGGCAATGAGCTTGCCAACGTTCAGCCATTATTGTTCCGTTCGCAAACGAGCTCACTTGCTCTTGCACATAACGGAAACTTGGTGAATGCCAATGCGCTAAAGCATCAGCTGGAATCACAAGGCAGCATTTTTCAGACAACATCGGATACAGAAGTTCTTGCTCATCTGATTAAGCGAAGTGGTTACTTTACACTAAAAGAAAAAGTGCAAAACGCATTAACGATGCTAAAAGGCGCGTATGCATTCTTAGTCATGACAGAAAACGAAATGATGGTAGCACTGGACCCGAACGGACTGCGTCCATTGTCTCTAGGCATGCTTGGTGATGCGTATGTAGTCGCTTCTGAAACGTGTGCGTTTGACGTAGTTGGAGCAACATACGTGCGTGACGTGCAGCCAGGAGAACTTCTTATCATTAATGAAGATGGGTTAACGGTTGATACGTTCTCAACATCTGTTCAGCGCTCCATGTGTTCAATGGAATATATTTATTTTTCAAGACCAGACAGCAACATTGAAGGAATCAACGTTCATGCGGCGCGTAAAAGCCTTGGGAAAAAGATGTTTGAGGAAGCACCGATCGAAGCGGATGTTGTAACAGGTGTGCCTGATTCCAGTATTTCAGCTGCAATCGGTTATGCAGAGGCATCAGGCATTCCGTATGAGATCGGTTTGATCAAAAACCGCTATGTTGGCCGAACATTCATACAGCCTTCTCAAGAGCTTCGTGAACTTGGTGTAAAGATGAAGCTTTCACCGGTTCGAGGTATCGTAGAAGGCAAGCGTGTCGTGATGGTCGATGACTCAATCGTACGCGGAACGACGAGCCGCCGTATTGTGAAGATGCTGCGTGCCGCGGGCGCGACAGAGGTTCATGTGCGGATTACCGCACCGCCGATTGCTCATCCATGCTATTACGGCATCGATACGTCAGAGCGTGCAGAACTCATCGCTTCTAAGCATTCCGTTGATGAGATTCGTGAAATTATCGGAGCGGATTCATTAGCTTTTATTTCGGTTGAAGGGTTGATGGAGGGCATCGGACGCTCGAATGCAGAGCCGAACTGCGGGCAATGTTTAGCGTGTTTTACAGGACGATATCCGACAGAAATTTACCCAGATACGGTTTTACCATATGAAAAAGAGCTTGTTTAA